CAGCGGCTCTGATAGCGTGTGCATCAAGGAGGTCCTATGCACCGCATCATCCTCGTTTCGCTGCTTTCCCTGGCGCTCGCGCCCGTCCTGGGTTGCTCGATTTCGGCGAGCTCGGAGACGGTCTCGGACTCGATCAGCAGCCCCTTCCGCTGGCTCGCGAGCTCGTCACCCAGCGGCGGTGGCGACTCGGCGTACCGCCAGGACATCACCGATCACACCCTCGTGTACGCGCGGTCTGGCGGCAGCCTGGACGCCTACCGACAGGGGCTCACCCGACTCGCCACCGCGAACGGCATCACCAACTGGGAGGCCGACGCGCTGACCACCTGGCGCATTGGCCACGGGCTCCAGCGCGCCGAGTACGACGAAGCCGAAGTCGAGGCCTTCGCTGAACAGCTCTTTGGGCCCGACTCGCGCCAGCTGGCCCCGCTGCGCGCGGGCTTCCGCACCATCGAGTAGGCGAGCGCCTTCGTGGTGCGTTGGTTCGCGCTGCTTGTGTGCCTCGGGCTCGCATCGCCCGCGGCAGCCCTCTCCTCCTTCGACTACCTCTACATCGAGGCGAACGAAGGCGGCTCGAGTGGCGGCCATACGGCGATCCGGTTCGGCGAGCACACCTATCACTTCCAGAATCGGGATGGCTTGCTGGTGATCGACCGCGAGCACTCGGTGGACTTCGCGGCGGCCTACGCCTTGCGCAGCAACCGCACGATCCATGGACGTCGGGTGGCGGTGCGCGAAGGGTTCGGACGTGAGCTGCACGCGCAGTTTCGGCGGCGCCACCGGGCGCAATCGCGGCAGCTCGATGTGCGGGACGCGCTGCGCGCGGAC
This Myxococcota bacterium DNA region includes the following protein-coding sequences:
- a CDS encoding putative lipoprotein, with the protein product MHRIILVSLLSLALAPVLGCSISASSETVSDSISSPFRWLASSSPSGGGDSAYRQDITDHTLVYARSGGSLDAYRQGLTRLATANGITNWEADALTTWRIGHGLQRAEYDEAEVEAFAEQLFGPDSRQLAPLRAGFRTIE